One genomic segment of Ignavibacteriota bacterium includes these proteins:
- a CDS encoding alpha-xylosidase, translating to MKINNFKKNFIQTIFILIFITNLSNAQISYNSPDQNQSLLNEPIDISGDFRNFSNTYYVADSLSEFDPITGNGKIKYLRHEYVTRFAFNNIMSNLEPVVANEFPSIEYESAPELPFSIEFVSAKTIRIKIISRFQVKPNEESLMLVNGFAPIDKKSWKYNKIAGGHSYKSEFGTIKIFEHPWYIKVFDMNGKLLINTLTKLDDAKTYIPLLPFSFVRRASDYSTSVAAVFSLSPNEGIYGCGESFTEFNKRGQKVVLWTDDANGVQNETMYKPIPFFMSSRGYGIFMHTSSPITCDFGKYYKEATTLMIGDDVADLFIFLGKPKDILNEYTNLTGKPAMPPLWSFGFWMSRITYFSEVDGRTVVNKLRENKIPTDVLHFDTGWFETDWRCDYQFSKSRFKDAKKMILDFKEDGIQTCLWQLPYFVPKNSLFPEIIAKGLFVKDQKGNLPYEDAVLDFSNPETVKWYQEKIGGLLDQGVGVIKVDFGEAAPANGIYHSGKSGFYEHNLYPLRYNKTVAEVTKQKTGETIIWARSTWAGSQRYPLHWGGDAENTNSAMAATLRGGLSLGLSGFSFWSHDIGGFVNKKPEDLYRRWIPFGMLTSHTRSHGNPPTEPWEYGNDFMNAFRNADNMRYKLMPYIYAQAKECTEKGLPMLRALFVEFPDDPGTWLVDDQYLFGSDLLVAPLFENVKSRNVYLPQGNWIDYQTEKVYTSGWYNIEAGEIPIVVLVKDGTIIPHIELVQSTAQMDWSKIELKVFSEKSDNAEGIIYLPNDPSIKKIAAKKVNGKFVLDSDPYIGKVKFEIN from the coding sequence ATGAAAATCAACAATTTTAAAAAAAATTTTATTCAAACAATTTTTATTCTAATTTTTATTACAAATTTATCGAATGCGCAAATTTCGTATAATTCACCGGATCAAAATCAATCTTTGTTAAATGAACCGATTGATATTAGCGGAGACTTTAGAAATTTTTCGAATACTTATTATGTGGCAGATAGCTTATCGGAATTTGATCCAATAACCGGAAATGGTAAAATTAAATATTTACGACACGAATATGTTACGAGATTTGCATTCAATAATATTATGTCAAATTTGGAGCCGGTGGTTGCTAATGAATTTCCATCGATTGAATATGAATCTGCACCGGAACTTCCATTCTCAATAGAATTTGTTTCGGCAAAAACTATTAGAATAAAAATTATTTCAAGATTCCAAGTTAAACCAAATGAAGAATCTTTAATGCTGGTAAATGGTTTTGCGCCAATAGATAAAAAATCTTGGAAGTATAATAAAATTGCCGGAGGTCATTCATACAAAAGTGAATTTGGGACGATTAAAATTTTTGAACATCCTTGGTACATTAAAGTATTTGATATGAATGGAAAATTACTTATAAACACTTTAACAAAATTGGATGATGCAAAAACTTATATTCCTTTGCTTCCATTTTCATTTGTAAGACGAGCTTCAGATTATTCTACAAGTGTTGCCGCTGTTTTTTCACTTTCTCCAAATGAAGGAATTTACGGATGCGGTGAATCATTTACAGAATTTAATAAACGCGGACAAAAAGTTGTTTTGTGGACAGACGATGCAAATGGCGTTCAAAATGAAACTATGTATAAACCAATTCCGTTTTTTATGAGCAGCAGAGGGTATGGAATATTTATGCACACTTCCTCGCCAATTACTTGTGATTTCGGAAAGTATTATAAGGAAGCGACTACCTTAATGATTGGTGATGATGTTGCAGATCTTTTTATTTTTCTCGGAAAGCCAAAGGACATTTTAAATGAATACACAAATTTAACCGGAAAACCGGCAATGCCGCCTTTGTGGTCATTTGGTTTTTGGATGAGCAGAATTACATATTTTTCTGAAGTAGACGGAAGAACTGTTGTAAATAAATTACGTGAAAATAAAATTCCCACAGATGTTCTTCACTTCGATACCGGCTGGTTCGAAACTGATTGGAGATGTGATTATCAATTTTCAAAATCAAGGTTTAAAGATGCAAAAAAAATGATTTTAGATTTTAAAGAAGATGGAATTCAAACTTGCTTATGGCAGCTTCCTTATTTTGTTCCAAAGAATTCTTTATTTCCGGAAATAATTGCAAAGGGTTTATTTGTAAAAGATCAAAAAGGAAATCTTCCTTACGAAGATGCTGTTTTAGATTTTTCGAATCCGGAAACTGTAAAGTGGTATCAAGAAAAAATTGGCGGATTGTTGGATCAAGGAGTTGGAGTAATTAAAGTTGATTTTGGCGAAGCTGCGCCAGCTAACGGTATTTATCATTCTGGCAAATCCGGATTTTATGAACATAATTTATATCCCCTAAGATATAATAAAACGGTTGCAGAGGTTACAAAACAAAAAACCGGTGAAACGATAATTTGGGCAAGAAGTACTTGGGCTGGAAGTCAGCGTTACCCGTTACATTGGGGCGGTGATGCGGAAAATACAAACTCTGCAATGGCTGCAACTTTAAGAGGTGGATTATCTCTTGGTCTTTCCGGATTTAGTTTTTGGTCACATGATATTGGTGGATTTGTAAATAAAAAACCGGAAGATCTTTACAGAAGATGGATACCTTTTGGAATGTTAACATCACACACACGAAGTCATGGAAACCCTCCTACAGAACCTTGGGAATACGGTAATGATTTTATGAATGCCTTCCGTAATGCTGATAATATGAGATACAAATTAATGCCGTATATTTATGCTCAAGCAAAAGAATGCACAGAGAAAGGTTTGCCAATGCTTCGAGCGTTATTTGTAGAATTCCCCGATGATCCCGGAACATGGTTAGTTGACGATCAATATTTGTTTGGTTCAGATTTGCTTGTTGCTCCTTTGTTTGAAAATGTAAAAAGTAGAAATGTTTATCTTCCTCAAGGAAATTGGATTGATTATCAAACTGAGAAAGTTTATACTTCCGGTTGGTACAATATTGAAGCCGGTGAAATTCCAATTGTAGTTCTTGTAAAAGACGGGACAATTATTCCTCATATTGAATTAGTTCAATCAACAGCGCAAATGGATTGGTCAAAAATA